A genomic window from Clostridium cylindrosporum DSM 605 includes:
- the murJ gene encoding murein biosynthesis integral membrane protein MurJ — translation MRKTAILLMLATVLSKILGLFREIFLAYFYGITDVKSAYGIALSIPGTVFALIGAGIATGYIPIYSRIENEADTEQANRFTSNIINFTMLICTILVILVLIFPNPVVKLFAVAFEGKVLDITVTLTRFTIIGVYFTALVYIFSAYLNLKNTFIIPALVGIPMNICVLFSIALSSKTGIEVLGLGTLISIFVQVIFLLPFIKKTGYKHRFILDKKDKYLKKMIVLAVPVIIGISANQVNLIVDKNIASTLSIKAVGAIDYGMRLNGFVQGLFVMSIVTAMYPMISKMGSENNIDGLKDSLKEAIISVSLLVIPVSVLAMIFSEPVIKLLFERGKFNSSDTLITSGVLFFYSIGMIGYGLREVISKAFYSLHDTKTPMINAVVAVVINIILCIILSRFMGVNGLALATSIAGILCTITLFISLRRKIGYIKLKSILISLCKIGASAIAMGCSARLVLLLLTPIIGETLALIVAVLIAIVVYSVTLYLMKIEEVNSILDMFKNKLKLKNSI, via the coding sequence ATGAGGAAAACAGCAATACTTTTAATGTTAGCTACTGTTCTTTCAAAGATACTAGGACTCTTTAGAGAGATTTTCTTAGCTTATTTTTATGGAATTACAGATGTAAAAAGTGCCTATGGAATCGCTTTAAGTATTCCTGGAACCGTATTTGCACTTATTGGAGCTGGTATAGCTACAGGATATATACCAATTTATAGTAGGATAGAAAATGAGGCTGATACAGAACAGGCTAATAGATTTACAAGTAATATTATAAACTTCACTATGCTTATTTGTACTATTTTAGTTATACTAGTACTTATTTTTCCAAATCCTGTTGTAAAGCTATTTGCAGTAGCTTTTGAAGGTAAAGTCCTAGATATAACTGTAACTCTTACAAGATTTACAATTATCGGTGTGTATTTTACTGCACTTGTTTATATTTTTTCTGCTTACTTAAATCTAAAAAATACTTTTATAATACCTGCGCTTGTTGGAATACCAATGAATATATGTGTTTTGTTCTCTATTGCTTTAAGTTCAAAAACAGGTATAGAGGTATTAGGACTAGGTACCCTTATATCAATTTTTGTTCAGGTTATATTTTTATTGCCATTTATAAAGAAAACAGGATATAAGCATAGGTTTATCTTAGATAAAAAAGATAAATATCTAAAAAAGATGATTGTTCTAGCTGTTCCAGTTATCATAGGAATCTCTGCTAATCAGGTTAACTTGATAGTAGACAAAAATATTGCCTCAACATTATCTATAAAGGCAGTAGGTGCAATTGATTATGGAATGAGACTTAACGGTTTTGTTCAAGGTCTATTTGTAATGAGCATTGTCACCGCTATGTACCCTATGATATCTAAAATGGGCTCAGAAAATAATATAGATGGTCTAAAAGATAGTCTAAAGGAAGCTATTATAAGTGTAAGTTTACTTGTTATTCCTGTAAGTGTTTTAGCTATGATTTTCTCAGAACCAGTGATAAAATTATTGTTTGAAAGAGGTAAGTTTAACAGTAGTGATACTTTAATAACATCAGGTGTACTATTCTTCTACTCTATAGGAATGATAGGATATGGTCTTCGTGAGGTTATATCTAAGGCGTTTTATTCATTACATGATACAAAGACTCCAATGATTAACGCTGTTGTTGCTGTGGTGATAAATATAATCCTGTGTATTATATTATCAAGGTTTATGGGAGTAAATGGACTAGCACTAGCTACAAGTATAGCAGGAATACTATGTACTATAACCCTATTTATATCTCTTCGTAGAAAAATAGGTTACATAAAACTAAAGTCTATATTAATTTCACTATGTAAAATAGGAGCATCTGCAATTGCAATGGGATGCTCTGCAAGACTTGTACTTTTACTTTTAACCCCTATAATTGGAGAAACTCTAGCCTTAATAGTTGCGGTGTTAATTGCAATTGTAGTTTACTCTGTAACTTTATACCTTATGAAGATAGAAGAAGTAAACTCTATTTTAGATATGTTTAAAAATAAATTAAAATTAAAAAACTCTATATAA
- a CDS encoding FecCD family ABC transporter permease translates to MNESYFKKKNKLCFTILISIFILCFVISFMIGKYPINPIELIKVLLSPIVPITPTWKPEVETIIFQVRLPRVIAAVLIGSALSAAGAAYQGLFRNPMVSPDVLGASAGAGFGAALGIFCSFSYFGISISSFLFGILTVTLVYIISIQVRNNPILGLVLTGIMVGSLFSSGTSFLKLMADPDNVLPAITYWLMGSLASIRREDVIFAIVPILIGLIPLFLLRWKLNVLTMGEEEAQTIGINTGLTRIIIVLCATLVTSASVSISGMIGWVGLVIPHFARMIVGYDYRVMLPASMLMGGSYLLMVDNIARTISTSEIPIGILTAFVGAPFFVYLILREGKKS, encoded by the coding sequence ATGAATGAATCCTATTTTAAGAAGAAGAATAAGTTATGCTTTACAATTTTAATTAGCATTTTTATTTTATGTTTTGTTATATCATTTATGATAGGAAAGTATCCTATAAACCCAATAGAGCTTATTAAGGTACTATTATCACCGATAGTTCCTATTACTCCAACATGGAAGCCTGAGGTTGAGACTATTATATTTCAGGTTAGACTTCCAAGGGTAATAGCTGCAGTACTAATAGGTTCAGCACTATCTGCTGCAGGTGCAGCCTACCAAGGACTTTTTAGAAATCCTATGGTATCTCCCGATGTTTTAGGTGCATCTGCAGGAGCAGGGTTTGGTGCTGCACTTGGGATATTCTGCTCATTTAGTTACTTTGGAATATCTATAAGCTCATTTTTATTTGGTATTTTAACAGTTACTTTAGTTTACATAATTAGTATTCAAGTTAGGAACAATCCAATACTAGGACTTGTATTAACTGGGATTATGGTAGGTTCTTTATTCTCATCAGGGACCTCTTTTCTAAAACTCATGGCAGACCCTGATAACGTGCTTCCTGCTATTACATATTGGTTAATGGGAAGCCTTGCATCTATTCGGAGAGAAGATGTGATTTTTGCTATAGTTCCTATATTAATAGGGCTTATACCACTATTTTTATTAAGGTGGAAGTTAAATGTTTTAACCATGGGGGAGGAAGAGGCACAGACAATAGGAATAAATACAGGGCTTACTCGGATTATCATAGTCCTATGTGCAACCTTAGTAACCTCAGCTAGTGTATCTATAAGCGGTATGATTGGATGGGTTGGACTTGTTATTCCACATTTTGCACGGATGATTGTAGGATATGACTATAGGGTTATGCTTCCTGCTTCAATGCTTATGGGTGGAAGTTATCTACTAATGGTAGATAATATTGCTCGTACTATATCTACATCAGAAATTCCTATAGGAATATTAACAGCTTTTGTAGGTGCACCGTTTTTCGTATATCTTATTTTAAGGGAAGGGAAAAAGTCATGA
- a CDS encoding ABC transporter ATP-binding protein, which translates to MSIEVSGLNFKYKSRIILKDISFKAEKGDLLCVLGPNGVGKSTLFKCILGLLKNYQGEIIIDKKNLRKISRKEMAKQVAYIPQSHYPTFNFTVLNTVLMGMTVHLGGVSSPKLEDEKVAIETLEKLGIDHLANRGYAEISGGERQLALIARAIVQRAKVLIMDEPTANLDYGNQIRVMEQIKSLTNRGYTIILSTHNPEHAFLYGNKVMVMLDGRIISFGSPREELSEDLLNTVYGVKVNLHDIYSNEKSVRVCVPSLNN; encoded by the coding sequence ATGAGTATAGAGGTTTCTGGCTTAAACTTTAAGTACAAATCTAGAATTATATTAAAAGATATTTCTTTTAAAGCTGAAAAGGGAGATTTACTTTGTGTACTTGGTCCTAATGGAGTTGGCAAAAGCACTCTTTTTAAGTGTATTTTAGGACTATTAAAGAACTACCAGGGAGAAATTATTATAGATAAAAAGAACTTAAGAAAAATAAGCCGTAAGGAAATGGCAAAGCAAGTTGCATATATACCTCAATCACATTATCCTACCTTTAATTTTACAGTTCTAAACACTGTATTAATGGGAATGACAGTACACCTTGGAGGGGTTTCATCACCAAAGCTAGAGGATGAAAAGGTAGCTATAGAAACCTTAGAAAAGCTAGGAATAGATCATTTAGCCAATAGAGGATATGCTGAGATAAGTGGGGGAGAAAGACAACTTGCACTTATAGCAAGGGCCATTGTTCAAAGGGCTAAGGTTTTAATTATGGATGAGCCTACAGCGAACCTTGATTATGGTAATCAGATAAGAGTAATGGAGCAAATAAAGTCTCTAACAAATAGAGGATATACAATAATACTTTCTACCCATAACCCAGAGCATGCATTTTTATATGGTAATAAGGTTATGGTTATGTTAGATGGAAGGATTATTAGCTTTGGATCTCCTAGGGAAGAGTTAAGTGAGGATTTACTTAATACTGTGTATGGGGTTAAAGTTAATCTTCATGATATATATTCAAATGAAAAAAGTGTTCGTGTATGTGTGCCATCATTAAATAATTAA
- a CDS encoding ABC transporter substrate-binding protein — protein sequence MKGLAKRSLGLLVVATMMLSSLVGCTSTNKNEVKQTSVEQQKQNKETRTFVDSAGRSVEIPKEIKRVAPSGALAQIVLYSLSPDKIIGWSQEPSESVKKYMDEKYWKLPTFGQFYGKNVNLNIEALIKEKPEVIIDIGEKKKTVKQDMDGIQKQVGIPVIFIEATLDTMDKAYTTLGEILSEKDAAKVLSDYCTKSINEARGKSASIPMDKKLKVYYGEGDTGLETNPKGSIHADVIDLVGGINVADITTTKGTGGNQVTMEQILLWAPDRIILGPKSIYKSMGIDDRWKDLKAVKEGKYYEIPMGPYNWMGRPPSVNRLIGIKWLGNLLYPDIFNYDMVKETKEFYKLFYHYDLKDSDVKKLLSKSTFK from the coding sequence ATGAAGGGATTAGCAAAAAGGTCATTAGGGTTACTAGTAGTAGCAACTATGATGCTTTCATCATTAGTTGGGTGTACAAGCACCAATAAAAATGAGGTAAAACAAACTAGTGTAGAACAGCAAAAGCAAAATAAAGAAACAAGGACATTTGTAGATTCAGCTGGACGTAGTGTAGAGATACCAAAGGAAATTAAAAGAGTTGCACCATCAGGGGCTCTTGCACAAATTGTATTATACTCATTAAGCCCAGATAAAATAATAGGTTGGTCACAGGAGCCATCTGAAAGTGTTAAGAAATACATGGATGAAAAGTACTGGAAACTACCTACATTTGGTCAGTTTTATGGTAAGAATGTAAACCTAAACATTGAGGCACTTATAAAGGAAAAACCAGAGGTAATTATAGATATTGGAGAAAAGAAAAAAACAGTTAAACAGGACATGGATGGAATACAAAAACAAGTAGGCATTCCTGTAATATTTATAGAAGCAACACTTGATACAATGGACAAGGCATATACTACTCTAGGAGAAATCCTATCAGAAAAGGATGCTGCAAAGGTTCTATCAGATTACTGTACTAAGTCAATAAATGAAGCTAGAGGAAAAAGTGCTTCTATACCTATGGATAAAAAGTTAAAGGTATACTATGGTGAAGGGGATACAGGACTTGAAACAAATCCTAAGGGGTCAATACACGCTGATGTAATTGATTTAGTAGGAGGTATTAATGTAGCTGATATTACAACTACTAAGGGAACAGGTGGAAATCAGGTAACAATGGAGCAAATTTTACTTTGGGCACCTGATAGAATAATACTTGGACCTAAAAGTATCTATAAAAGCATGGGAATTGATGATAGATGGAAGGATTTAAAGGCAGTAAAAGAAGGTAAGTATTATGAAATACCAATGGGTCCATATAACTGGATGGGTAGACCACCATCAGTAAATAGATTAATAGGAATCAAATGGCTTGGAAATCTACTATATCCAGATATCTTTAACTATGACATGGTAAAGGAAACAAAGGAATTTTATAAGTTATTCTATCACTATGATTTAAAGGATTCTGATGTAAAGAAATTATTATCTAAGTCCACTTTTAAATAA